In Ignavibacteria bacterium, the sequence GCATTATAGATGTACCTTTTTTCATTGAAGGCAGAACGAACGGGTTAGTTCCGAAGAACGCTGTTTCTTCAGCAGTTCTATCGAAATTGGTAACCTTAATTCTGATCCTGCTTCCTGCTGAAAAAATATGTGAGTGAGCTGAACCGCGGAAAGTAACATCTTTCCTTGAAGGAAGGAAACCATAATTGTTATTTCTATCCTGGTAGTTCAGTCTTGTTACGAATCTCTGTGTACCGTTTGGAAATACTTCATAGATATGGAAATTGAACTGAACGAACGGTTTTGCTGTTGAAATGTAATCCATTTTAATTACCGGTGTACCGGTCATTTCAGTGTTTGCTGTGAGCGGTGTTGTTTCATAAACAACGTCATCTATCTTGAAGTTATTTGTGAAGTTTGTTCCTTTGAATTCATCGAGTACAGCCTGCTGAATAGTATAGTTATTTCTTACATCATTGCTTAACATGTCAACATCAGGCAGCCAGCAGTTATTATTTGCTGTGGTTTTAAGCTTGTTATTGCTGTTAAAGTAAAGCCTTGTTGGTGTTGAAATGCTTTTTACAAGAACTTCTGAGCTGTCATGAGCGAAGGTCCAAGCATTATTTACAACAGGAGCTTTTGTTGAAGCGTATTGATATTTATCGATAGTAAAGATATTTGTCTGCATTCCCCATAAATTCTGGAAGAAGAAATTATTGAACCAGTCCATATGCCAGATATCTTCTGTTGATGAGTGCTCGCCGCCGTGACCCTGAACTGCGCCCATGTATGATGACATAGGTGAGTTGATGAGGTGTATGTTCTGCAGCCAGCCATCAGCGTTAAAGAACTTATCCTGCCATGAAGCTTCAACTAAAAGAGGAACTGTGTTGTTATGTAAAATTGTTGTGAAGTCTCTATCTTTAGGCAGCCAGTAAGCAAGGCTATCCCAATACTGTTTATTTTCTGCATAGATCCAGTCAGACATACGGTTAACCTGTCCGTTATATCTTGCTGTATCGTTTGTATATTCAATTGTCCATAATAAAGTCATTTTAACGCAGCCGTTCTCTATCCAGCTTGATGCGAAGTTTGGAGGAGCAACTGAGTTAATGATTCCTTTTACCGGAAGTCCGCCGGGCATACAGGCTGCCATAAGCGGTAAAGCGCCGCCCTGTGAACCGCCCATAATTAATATTTTATCTCTGCCAACGCCGTTTGCAGTATCGTTTCTAACAAAGTTCACTATTTCCTGAAGGTCCTGCGCTTCTATTCTGCTTATCAGATTTGAAACACCGCCTGAGAGGCCCTGACCGCGTACGCTGAAGGTCATAGTATAATAACCATATTCAGCCTGCATGCGGCAGAATTCTGAAAGTGTGCCTTTATGATCGCCGTAGCCATGAACCATGATAACTGTGGGCCATCCGCCTGCGGGAGCCGGAGCATCGGGGATCCATTTAAGACAGTCAATTACAACGCCGTCTCTCATTGTGATGGTAAAATCGGTTTTGGTAGCTGTGTAAGGATTATCGCCCGGAGAAGCGGGTAAATAATTTGGTTTCCATGTATTAACACCGCCGGGAATAGTTATTTCCTGGGCAGTTGTTGTGTAAACTGTAACAAATAAAAAAAGAAGCCCTGATAATAAACTGATCAATTGCTTCTTGCTGAACTGGGAAGTTATAGCATTCATCTTATGTAGATTTCCTTTCTGAGGAGTTTTTTAAATTAGTTGATTTAAAAATCTTCTCTGCTACAATTTTCCCTACCGAATTAGTGATACAAATATAGCCGGCGGGCGAACCCTAAAACAATCGGTTTTGTGCAGTATAAATGAAATTACCATTTAAACCGAAAATTTAATGTATTCACTGTATCAGGGTAAACCCGAAATCTTCTAACGTATTTCCACTAGAAAGGGTTTGCAGAGTATTACTTCTTAAATTAAAAATGCCGATTATTGTTAATAAACGGCATTTTTGGGGACTTTGTTTACATTCCCAAAATGGTCCGCCTTGGCGGATTGGGAATGAGAATTATTGAAGCAAGTTTAGTAATACTACAACTCAACGAGTCAAAAACTCGTAGAGTAGTTGACCAGCTCCCAGGGAGAGTTTTTAAAATTGGATGCTGAAGCCGCCGACGGGCAGGAATTTCCATTGGTAAATTGTGCCCTGCTCGTTTTTGTATTCATTCCAGAAGTATGAATATACATTTTCTGTGTTGAATGTATTTTGAAGCTCTATATATGTCACAATGCTCATATTCTTGAAATTCCATTTTTTATCAACTCTTAAGTCAAGCCTGTTATAATCTTTATACCTGAAGCCGTTAAAGTTATTGAAGTCACTGACTCCCCTGCCAACAACGGTAGAAGCGTTAATGTCAAAAGGCGTATAGGGTCTGCCGGTAGTATAGCGGAATTTCAGCCCAACGAGCCAGTCGTTGGTTAGCTGGTAACCTGCAATAATTGTTAAATTATGCCTGTAATCAAAGGAACCGGGTTTTTCTCCGCCTTCGAGTCCTGTAACCCGGCTATCTGCAAGCGAATAATTTATCATACCGTAAAAACCGTTGCCTGTAAGCTTTTTGTGCAGGGAAAAATCAATACCGCGAGAAAAACCTTTACCTTCGCTCACTGCTTCACCGAACATCAGGTTGGGGCCGTTCTCGGTTCCACCACTTATGAGCACATAAGTGGGTATAACTGTGCTTACCGGGTAATTTTTGTAATCCTTGTAATAAGCTTCTATTGACATGCGCAGCTCAGGTGAAAAAAGGTGCTCGATACCAACTACAAAATGATTTGCCTGTATGAATTTCAGGTTTTCGTTGCGTGGGTCTGCAGTTAGCCAAATGTATTCAGGTGACTGGTAATACATACCAGTTGATGCGCTGAGAGTTGTATTTGCAAATAAGCTGTAGCTTATGCCAAACCTGGGAGATGCAGCAATATTTTTTTTAATTCCTGAAAAATAATCAACCCTGGCGCCTGCATTAAGTATTACCCTGTTACCCGGTAATTTTAGGGTATACTGGGCAAATCCGGATGCTTTGTAATAGCTATCTTTTACATTTACGTTTGTTTCAGGTATGGGGTCACCGAAAGAAGTTGTATCGGCTACATAAAATGTTTCATTTTTAAATTTTATGTAGCGGGCGCTGCCGCCAAGTATTAAATTATTGGATTTATTCAGCTGGTAAAATACCTCTGATTTAAAATTAAAATCGCTTTCGTAGGAATCATACTTGAACTTCAGCTCATCTGTCCGCAGGTCATAATTAGTATAATTAAAAAACGCAGAAGAATTCGCAAGTACGGTTTGCCAGTAACCTTTTTTGAAAAGTTTCTTCAGATTAAATCCTGCAGTAAACTGCTGCTGATCTCCTTTAGCTTTACCATACGGATTATCATCGCTTATTTCGGGTGATTCACCTTCAAAGCTGATCTTATCCAGGCCGCCTATACCAACAAAATTCAGCCTGGTATTTTTATCAATATCATACACAGCTTTCAGATTAAAATCCCAGTAATCAGGCACGGCAGCAAGTCTTATAGCGCCTTTTATAAGATTGAGGTAACTTTTCCTGACCGAAAAAATGAATGAACCTTTTTTGGTGAAAAGCGGTCCTTCAAAAATTCCGCCAAAACCAGCGGTAGAAAGATTGATATCACTCAGAAAGCTTTTACGGTAACCTTCACGGAATTTGACATCCATAACAGATGAAAGCTTATCGCCGTAGCGGGCGGAAAATCCGCCGGTAGAAAAATTAACATCATCAATGAATTTTACATTTATCATACCAATTGGCCCGCTTGATGAGCCCTGAGTAGGGAAATGGTTGACATTGGGTATTTCAATACCGTCAATCATAGTAAGGTTTTCAGCCGGTGAGCCGCCGCGTACTATAAGATCATTACGCTGATCGTTGGCAGGAGATACACCGGGCATTATCTGCAGCATTCTGGAAATATCCTCAACAGCGCCGGGTGCGCGGCGTACCTCTTCAAAATCAAGGTTATAGCTGCTGGTGCTTACATCAGTGTTCTTCTGGAAATATTTGCCTTCGACATCAATTTGTTCTGTGGTGATATTTGAAAGCAGCAATTCAATTTCAACATTTGCCGGGCGCGAAGAATTCACGACAACATCTGTATGAATAAAAGCTTCATAGCCAAGGCAGGTAACTTTAATTTCATAAGTCCCCAGCGGAATATTTATAAACTGAAAATTGCCCCTTGAATCGGTAACGGTTTTTAGATCAGTATTCAAAACCGTAACGGTTGCTTCAGGAACCGGGTTTGTTGTTTCTTTATCAGTTACTTTTCCGTTTATTATTCCTTTATCCTGAGCGAAAACCGCTGCTGTAAAAATCATCAGGAATACAATAATTCTCTTCATATAGCTTTAATATTTTTAAATTATTTATTCAGTTTCATTTTCTTTGCTGTATCTTTTATTCCCGTTAAATAAGGTGCAGGTTTCAGGTTAAATGTTTTTTCAAACTTTTCTGATGAAAAAAGATAATCACTATCGTTTTGATAAAGCATTTCGATCGATTCTCTGATATTGGAATTAAACAAACCGATAATGCGAAGCATCCATTTAGGAACATTCATGTATTTGGGCACTACACCAAATTCACGTGCTATTAATGAAATAATTTCCTTTCCCGTCAAAACATTTTTATCTGTTGGCAGGTGCCAAACCTGGTTGTATGCAGCGGGTGTATTGCCCAGGAGGGCTGTCCCTTTGGCTGCATCAGCAGCGTAAGTGAATGAATGCCTGAATTTATCGCTGATAAGCCACTGCGCTTTTTTACCTTTGGCAAAATTCTTAAACACGGTTTCAGTGATAACCGCAAGAGTATCTGCCCCGTAAAAATCAGCTGCGCGAACAATCATTGCATTAAGATTACCTGCTTTTACATCATTCATAAGCATTTCAGCAATATGTTTACGCACTTCGCCCTTTTTGCTCACCGGGTTATAAGGAGTTTCTTCGGTCATCCATCCGTTCACTTTGCCGTAGGCGTAAACATTATCAAAGAAAACAAGCTTACTTCCGGTAGCTTTGCATGCATCAATGACATTTCGCATAATAACAGGCCATTCAGCCTGCCACACTTTAGTATCATATTTTAAACCGGCTGTCAGATAAACAACATCAGATCCTTTAACGGCATCAAATACCTGCTGCCTGTTCAATAGATCTGCTTTAAAAAGCTCATCAGACGGATTTACTTTTTTGGGGTTACGGCTGACTAGCCTGATTTTACCCGTATATTTCACCAGCTCGTTAGCCAGCAATCTGCCTATTATACCAGTTGAGCCTAATATTGTATGCATATAAATTTAATTAAAATTTAAAACCTTCCTTTTGCGTTTTCATTTTTCCCTGTAGCTTCATTTAAAAACCCGGCTTTACCCAAGCCAAAGAGAGGCATATTTACATATATGTTTTCATAATTCCCCCTGGAAACCTTGTAGGTTTCATGCCACACTCCAACTACTCCGCTTTGCCTTGCCTTCAGGTTAAAGGCTTTCCATGCGGGGAAGTGTTCCATATCTTTATTCTTCGCATATGCTTCCAGATGTTCGAATGATTTCCAGTACTGCACGGATATTGTTGTCCTGCCAAACCAGCTTTGCTCGCCCATAAATCCGCTTAATGGATTTTTATACAGCTCCTTTATCATCTTAGGCATAGCCATTGCTACGGGAAACCATTTGTGTATCATAAACCAGTTGTTCACCCTCATTCCAATTAAGAAGACAACAAAATCCCCTTCTAAACTTCCGAATTTTCTTCCTTTGATTATTTGTGCCATGTTTTCAGACCTCCCCTAAATCCCCTCCTTGGTAAGGAGGGGACTTGAGGATAGTTATTTGTTATTTGTAATTAAATGTGTGTACATAAAATTCAAACTTCCGTTCACAGTATGCTCAATTACATCTTCAGGCATCATTGCGCACCTGCCGCGGATAATTAAAGCTGCCATTCCGTGCACAAAGCCCCATATACCAAATGTCACAGCATCAACATTTGGATCATTGATATATCCCTGCTCAATGCACTCTTTAACAGTATCTCTCAGGTAATCATATGAACGCTGACCAACCTCCCACTCCTGCTTTTCCGTAATTTTTTCTGCGACACCTTTTGCTATGAACATGAGGTCGTAGTAATCGCGGTTTTCCAGTGCGAATTTCATGTAAAGCCTGCCCATTTGCGCAAGCTTATCAACCGGATTATTGACGCCATCAAGAGTTTTTTGCAGCGCGTATAATTTTTCAAATCCTTCAGTATGTATAGCGTGAATTATTTCACCCTTATCTTTAAAATATGAATATATTGAACCCGGTGAGTATTCTATTTTTTCGGCAATGGCACGTATTGAAACATTATCCATACCTTTTTCAATAAAAAGCTGCATGGCAGTTTTAATTATCAGTTGACGCATTTGCAGCTTTTCACGTTCTTTTCTATCTTCTGTACCCATTTTACCCGATAAACTTCGTTTATTTATTGAACATTGTTTAATTATTGAATGCAATTTAATATATGATTTGGTAAATGTCAATCATTTATTTAAAAATATTTTCATAATTAATTATAAATCAGTGGGATATCTCTTGTAAAATTTGAAATAAATTAGACTTTAAAATTTCGAACTAAATAACAATCTTTACTATTATAAAAACTGATGTCAGAGGAAACAGAAGAAAATACAGCAATTGAGGTTCCAAGAAGTCCACTGGAAATAAAACTTGGTAATCTCCCCCCCAATCCGGGAATTTACCAGTTTAAGGATAAAAGCGGGAAGATAATATATGTAGGTAAGGCTAAGAACCTGCGCAATCGCGTTCGCTCATATTTTATGTCCAAGCCTGTTGGTCCGCGGTTAACTAAAATGATCTCTCTTATCCGCGATGTTGAAATAATAAATACCGACAGTGAAGTTGAATCTCTAATACTCGAGATGAACATGATAAAGCAGCTTAAGCCGCGGTATAATGTTAATCTTAAGGATGATAAATCTTTCCCATATATAGTAATTACCAATGAACCGTATCCGAGAGTTTTCCCCACCCGCAAAAGGCGCAATGACGGCTCGAAATATTTCGGTCCATACACCGATGTGGGTAACATGAAGTTCTCTCTAAAAATGCTTCGAGAGCTGTTTATGATAAGGACATGCAGCCTAAACATTACACAGGAAGCCATCGAAAAAAAGAAATTCAAAGTTTGCCTGGAATACCATATACATAAATGCGAGGGTCCGTGCGAAGGCCTTGTTTCGCAGGCGAAGTATAATGAAATGACCGGTGAGATTGAGAAGGTGCTGCATGGCAAAACGACATCACTTATAAAAGAGCTTGAAGCAAAAATGCGGGAAGCTGCTGCAAGCGAACGGTTTGAAGAAGCTGCGCTGATAAGGAACAGGATTGAATCGCTGACTGTATATACCGAAAAGCAGAAGATTGTATCGGAAGACTTCATGGATAAAGATATAATCAATTTTGTTAAGGAAGGTGATGATGCCTGCGCTATGATATTAAATATCCGTGACGGCAAAGTGATAGGCAAACGGCATTATTACATTGATACCGTTGAAGATAAAGAGCCCGGTGAGATACTGGAAAATGTGATATTCAGGTATTACAGTGAGAACTCATTTATACCGGATGAAATTCATTTACCAGAAGATGCCGATACCAGCGAGAACAGCATTGAAGCTTTCAGTGAGTGGTTCATTAAAAATTTTAGCAAGAAAGTTGATTTCAAGATCCCAAAACGAGGCGAAAAAGTGCAGCTGCTGGCAATGGTTAAGACAAACGCCAGATATATGCTTGATGAGCTGAAGCTTCAGCGATTAAAACGCGAGTTTATACCTAACTCCGTTACTTCGCTGAAACGTGACCTAAGGCTCACAAAGCTTCCCCGCAGGATAGAGTGTTACGATATTTCCAATATCCAGGGCACGGATACTGTTGCAAGCATGGTGGTTTTTTATGACGGCAGGCCGAAAAAAAATGATTACCGGAAGTTTAAGATTCAGAGTGCCCTGAACGAAGTGGGCAGGCCCGATGACTTTGCTTCAATGCGCGAAGTGATATTCCGCAGATTCAGGAAGCTTGCTGAGAAGAAGATAGCTGAATCACCTGAAACGCACCAGAGTAATGTGCCTGATGGCGAAGCGCCGCAGGATATGAGCTTTGACGCAATGCCTGATCTTATAGTAATAGATGGCGGAAAGGGGCAGCTTTCAAGCGCTGTTAAGGTTCTGGGTGATATCGGATTGGGTGAGCTTAATATTATCGGTCTGGCAAAAAGGCTTGAAGAAGTATTTCTGCCGGGGGCTCATGAGGCGCAATCAATACCCAAAACATCAAGCGGAATTAAGCTGCTACAGCGCGTCCGCGATGAAGCGCACAGGTTCGCAATAACTTTCCACCGCTCGTTAAGAGATAAGCGCACACTCCGCAGTGAGCTGGAAGATATCAAAGGCATTGGTAAAACCACAGCTCAAAAGCTGCTGAAAGAGTTCGGCTCAGTTGATAATATTAAAATTATGATAAAAAATGATTACGATGAGTTTGCAAAACGAGCCGGTAAAAAAGCTGCTGAGAGAATTAAGGAGTGGGTAGAGAGTCCAGAGAAATTACCTGATGAGTCTGCTTCTTAGCTCATCTTCAAGATTTCTTCGGCCATCAAGAACTGCCAACACATATACAATTTGCTTTTGAATTTTGTATATGATCCTGTAGGGCTTGAAATAAACCTGTTTTATATCCGGCTGTTCATCATAAATTTCATTTATCCGGCTGCCCCTCTCGGGATACTTCGAAAGAGAAAAGACTCTTTCTTTTATTTTTTCGATTACTTTCTCAGCATTTTCAAAACTATCATTCATTGAAATATAATAATATATTTCAAACATATCATCGATGGCTGTTTCAGTAAGCTCTATCCTGAAATCCACTATCTTTTGTAATTTCTTTGTTTCTTAAGTGTCTTAATCTTTTTGTACAATTCCTTAAATGCACGGTCAAAAGGCAGAGTTTTCCCTTCCGAAATTTCTTTTTCGGATATAGCTATGATCTTCTGAAATGTAAGCTTATCCTGCAGCCTTTGATATTCTTTAATATCCATAAGTGCAGATTTAGCTTCACCATTCTTTGTAATGATATAAGTACTTCCATTTTCAAAAGTATCTTCAATCATTTCAGAAGCATGAGATTTAAGGAAACTGATTGGTTTAATATTACTGCTGTATTTCATAATTTTATAATTAACTAGATCCAAATATAGACTAAATTCAGACCTGTTTCAAATCAATTATATATACATTTTTCACTGCTAAAAAGTTTCAATTCTATTTTTAATTATTCCCTTGACAAAATCTGAAATCATCATTAAAATTACACCAAGGAGATATACAATAAGAATATACAGGTAACACTTTTAACGGTCACGGCTTTTGCAGGCAGTCATTTATTTTTTGTTAACTTAACTATTAATTAAATTGATATGGATAACAGATTATTTGACATCACCATTAAAGATTTTACCGGCATAAACGATCTTGAAAGCTCCAAATACCTTTTGCTGAATAAATTCAAATACTGCGAAAAGGAATTTAACGAAACACGGCTCTACCCTACTTACCAAATGCTGATCAATATATACATGCAGCTTGGCGATATAATGAAAAACCATAACAGGATTTTCAATAAAGAATATACTGATGCCATTTGTGAGGAGGAAATGGATGAGAAGATGATGCTCATTAACAATGAGCTGGAAAAAAGCTTTGAGCTTATGCACTGGGCATTTGCACATTTAAACCGTGTTATGGAACAGGGCAAGGCAATATATGATTTTGTTGATGAGAGCATTAAGATAGAATCAATTGGCATATTGAGCAAACATAACACTGAAGGGTATTTTATTCTTCCGGATAACAGGGACAGGCTGCTAAGGATAATAAAGTACAGCAGGAATCTGTATAAAATTTTAAAGACCAAAGAAGTTGGCAACCGCGAAATGAAGCTGATAACAATTCCGAATGAAGTGTTGAGAAATTACATGATATCAGATGATATAATTAACCAGATAATATATATGCTGGATACTGAGCTGAATTTTTCATATCAGCAAACCATACTGCCCGTTGCGAAGCGGAAGTTTCTGGGATTTTTGGAGGGGGTTGCATAATTCATCAAGACCGAAGGCCTGATGAAAAAATTAAAAAAAGGATCAGGATTTGAGTAAGATTTTTAAAACAATTTGTAATCAAGTTCCCGATATAGTCTATTTATCTCATTTTTAAAATATTGATTGCTCTCATCTGTTAACCAACCATTATCCCACCAATTAAAATACTTAATATTTAATATTTGCCAACCTGCACGTTTCAATACTGCAATTCTATTTAAATGAGCTTCAGTATATTTTGTAGAACCATTAATAAAGTGATCTTTCCCATCAACTTCAACAGCACAAGTTTTCTTTGTGATTTTATTATATAATACAAAATCTATTCTTTTTTGACCGCAAGCATTTACCTGGTTATAGATATCAATGCCCTTTTTGTCATCAACATATTTTAATAGATATTTATATACATAATGTTCAAAATCAGATTCCATTTTTGCAACATTGAACTCCCATTTGTCATATTGAGGTTCAATATTTTCTTCTCTAACATTTAAATCTGCATCTACAATTATATCATAACCGTAATGCAAAAAGTACTTTTTAATTAAGTTAATATTTGTTGGTAAACCTGCATATATTAAATATGTATAAAACTTAGCTCTGCTTGTAGCGACATTAAACCTATTTTTATTTTCATAGAATGCCTTGCCCCATTTAGAAACAGAATCTAGACCTAGGGTTATAAACATAACATCTCTTTCGTTCCCTTGAAATTCCTCAGGAGTTGCGACAAAAATATCATGTTTCTCTTTTAAATCTTCATATTTGTTTTCTATTAATTCTCTAATTGCTGCTACTTGATGGGTCAAAAATGACAAAATCCCTATTGAATATTTCTCTTTATTTTTAAAATAGTCTTGAAATTGAATAATTTCTGGTAAGTAATGGATTCTTCTTATTTCATCTAATATTCTTGATATTTCATTAACTTCATTCCAAATTAACTTTTTAATATTATCCCTTACTCCACCTACTTTAATAGCTTTAAAACAATCCTTCTCCATATTCTCTCCATTTTGAGTCATTATCTTCCAATTACTATCATAGAATTGTTTATTAGTGAATGAAGCTAAAGGAGGTAACGATCGAAAATGTTCATCCAAACTCGTAAATGGTATATTAAAATCATTTGATTCAGAACTTACGAAATCTAATATAGATGATTCAGTAACTAATAAGTTCATACTTTTAGCACGTTCATAGCTGATTATACCGGCATGTTTAGACATAACATTCTGCCAAGTTATCTTTTCAAAGGATTTACTTACACTGAAACCAACTCCCGTTGCATTTAAATTCAATTGATTTTTATCACCAACGATACAGTATTTTTTACCTCGATAATATGCCGGTATAATTTCGGCAATATTAACTTGAGATGCTTCATCCACTATAACCAAATCGAACAATTCATTTTTCATAGGCAGAACTTTTCCTAAATCCCTTAATTCCGAACACCAAAAGGGTAAAATTTCTAATAATTGTTGATAATTTATGCTCTCCATTTTACTTTTCAAAATGTCTGCTTTTTTGAAATGAAGCATTTTTCTGAATGAACTTATATTTTCCCTTTTAAATCTGTTTTCGACACCAGTTAACTTTGCCATAATATTATATTTATAAAAATATGGCAAATATTTTCCTAAAGTCTCTTTAATCTCAATATCAAGATTGGATATGTTTTTTCTTAATTGAATAACAACTTCTCTATTTATTGCTTTTAGAGTTAATGACAATTTTGAGAATAAATTGTTCAGATGTAATAAATCTTCAGCATATAAAGGATTTTCTTTTATGCTAAACAAATCAGCGCTAAACTTATTAATAAAATGTTTAGTGAACTTTATTTTGTATAATTTTTCAATTCTATTTACAGTATCCTTTTCAATATACTTACGGAATTTATATATAGCTTTTAGATAATCCTCTAGTTTTATTTTATTTGTAGTCCAGTTAAATTCTTTAATGTTATCTACACTATAGGTTTTCTCAAAGATTCCCCTCTTATCAAGAAATTCCTTGTGTAAATTAAAGTATTCGTTTTCAAGTTTTAGAACTTCATTAATCCTTTTGTTAGCTTCTGAATATTTTTTTAATAGATCCTTTATTTTTCGTTCATATTTCTCAACAATTACGGATAGTTGTTTGAGACTACCTGTATTTTCAAATAGATTCAATCTATAACTATCTGCTTCAGCAACAATGTTGCTTAAATATTCTTTAGTATTCGTTTTATCTTCTGTACCGAGATATAAAAGTGAGTTCTTTCCAAGTATTGAATCAACCATATCTTTTACAACAGTCAAAGCTGCCTTTTTATGGGATACTAAAAGAACTTTTTTTTTGAAAAATAGTGCATTTAAAATAATCGCTGTAATTGTATATGACTTACCCGTACCTGGAGGTCCTTGAATGTATGATATCTCTGAAGTTAAGCCCTTTATAATTGCTGTTCTTTGATTTTCAGATAACGACAAAGGTATAAAATTATTTAATACTTCTAAAATTCTATTTTCATTTAATTCTGTATCATATTTTATATCAAATTTCTCAGTTGTTAATATATTCTTAAATAATCTCTCCAATAATTGATTATTTATGGGTTTTTGTTTTAAAAGACTATTTAGCGCCTCATAAGTTGAAAGCTGGTGAGGTACTTGAGACAGAAATAAGAAAGGGAATGGATAAAACTTGTTTGTAGAAATTAGTTCTTTATTTAGTCTTTTTTTATAGTCAAACTTTTCTTCTGTATATTCAATATTACTAAATTCCGATACTTTGATAGCTAACTCATTAAATATTGTATTAGGATTTTTTAAGTATTTAATAATATTACTATCAAAATTATCTGAATATAATTTATTCTCTATGACGTCTATATTATTATATTTTTCAAGAATATTATCTGGAATTAAGTAATTTTCCAACTCTTCATTTTCATCATTAATCTGTAAATCAAACATTCTTGAAATCAAATCGTGATTTAATTGAGTTGCCTCATAATCTATTTCTACGATTATTTCGTTATCTTCTTTATCTAAATTAATGAAAGTATATAATAAGGGTGCACATACATATGTTTTTCTGTTTCGACCCAATAAAATTCCATGTATTAAGCCGCTTCCGCAAAATAACTTATATTCTGAGTTACTATCTATTTGTTTA encodes:
- a CDS encoding type II toxin-antitoxin system Phd/YefM family antitoxin, whose product is MKYSSNIKPISFLKSHASEMIEDTFENGSTYIITKNGEAKSALMDIKEYQRLQDKLTFQKIIAISEKEISEGKTLPFDRAFKELYKKIKTLKKQRNYKR
- a CDS encoding type II toxin-antitoxin system RelE/ParE family toxin; amino-acid sequence: MDFRIELTETAIDDMFEIYYYISMNDSFENAEKVIEKIKERVFSLSKYPERGSRINEIYDEQPDIKQVYFKPYRIIYKIQKQIVYVLAVLDGRRNLEDELRSRLIR
- a CDS encoding excinuclease ABC subunit C; the protein is MSEETEENTAIEVPRSPLEIKLGNLPPNPGIYQFKDKSGKIIYVGKAKNLRNRVRSYFMSKPVGPRLTKMISLIRDVEIINTDSEVESLILEMNMIKQLKPRYNVNLKDDKSFPYIVITNEPYPRVFPTRKRRNDGSKYFGPYTDVGNMKFSLKMLRELFMIRTCSLNITQEAIEKKKFKVCLEYHIHKCEGPCEGLVSQAKYNEMTGEIEKVLHGKTTSLIKELEAKMREAAASERFEEAALIRNRIESLTVYTEKQKIVSEDFMDKDIINFVKEGDDACAMILNIRDGKVIGKRHYYIDTVEDKEPGEILENVIFRYYSENSFIPDEIHLPEDADTSENSIEAFSEWFIKNFSKKVDFKIPKRGEKVQLLAMVKTNARYMLDELKLQRLKREFIPNSVTSLKRDLRLTKLPRRIECYDISNIQGTDTVASMVVFYDGRPKKNDYRKFKIQSALNEVGRPDDFASMREVIFRRFRKLAEKKIAESPETHQSNVPDGEAPQDMSFDAMPDLIVIDGGKGQLSSAVKVLGDIGLGELNIIGLAKRLEEVFLPGAHEAQSIPKTSSGIKLLQRVRDEAHRFAITFHRSLRDKRTLRSELEDIKGIGKTTAQKLLKEFGSVDNIKIMIKNDYDEFAKRAGKKAAERIKEWVESPEKLPDESAS
- a CDS encoding AAA family ATPase; this encodes MQIVDAYIEYLRNVSRKITTRNGFIDVLPNETKSKFNYYFDLTLLKNEVIRDQQIILKPDNPLYKTFNLVYKQIDSNSEYKLFCGSGLIHGILLGRNRKTYVCAPLLYTFINLDKEDNEIIVEIDYEATQLNHDLISRMFDLQINDENEELENYLIPDNILEKYNNIDVIENKLYSDNFDSNIIKYLKNPNTIFNELAIKVSEFSNIEYTEEKFDYKKRLNKELISTNKFYPFPFLFLSQVPHQLSTYEALNSLLKQKPINNQLLERLFKNILTTEKFDIKYDTELNENRILEVLNNFIPLSLSENQRTAIIKGLTSEISYIQGPPGTGKSYTITAIILNALFFKKKVLLVSHKKAALTVVKDMVDSILGKNSLLYLGTEDKTNTKEYLSNIVAEADSYRLNLFENTGSLKQLSVIVEKYERKIKDLLKKYSEANKRINEVLKLENEYFNLHKEFLDKRGIFEKTYSVDNIKEFNWTTNKIKLEDYLKAIYKFRKYIEKDTVNRIEKLYKIKFTKHFINKFSADLFSIKENPLYAEDLLHLNNLFSKLSLTLKAINREVVIQLRKNISNLDIEIKETLGKYLPYFYKYNIMAKLTGVENRFKRENISSFRKMLHFKKADILKSKMESINYQQLLEILPFWCSELRDLGKVLPMKNELFDLVIVDEASQVNIAEIIPAYYRGKKYCIVGDKNQLNLNATGVGFSVSKSFEKITWQNVMSKHAGIISYERAKSMNLLVTESSILDFVSSESNDFNIPFTSLDEHFRSLPPLASFTNKQFYDSNWKIMTQNGENMEKDCFKAIKVGGVRDNIKKLIWNEVNEISRILDEIRRIHYLPEIIQFQDYFKNKEKYSIGILSFLTHQVAAIRELIENKYEDLKEKHDIFVATPEEFQGNERDVMFITLGLDSVSKWGKAFYENKNRFNVATSRAKFYTYLIYAGLPTNINLIKKYFLHYGYDIIVDADLNVREENIEPQYDKWEFNVAKMESDFEHYVYKYLLKYVDDKKGIDIYNQVNACGQKRIDFVLYNKITKKTCAVEVDGKDHFINGSTKYTEAHLNRIAVLKRAGWQILNIKYFNWWDNGWLTDESNQYFKNEINRLYRELDYKLF